The Desulfomicrobium escambiense DSM 10707 genome includes a region encoding these proteins:
- a CDS encoding CDP-alcohol phosphatidyltransferase family protein encodes MTVYALKSRFQSMLRPACRFLAAHGVTANQVTVAAMVLSAAAGSLVWLSAGERWALSVVPCTLFVRMALNALDGMLAREHGMESDVGAMLNELGDVVSDAALYLPLSAVPGCPAPLVVMAVVLAALSEMVGILGVQFGGGRRYDGPMGKSDRAAAFGLLALALASGAPRGVWLHVAMAGIVVLLVVTIFRRAMRALHGGAA; translated from the coding sequence ATGACCGTCTATGCGTTGAAATCCCGGTTTCAGAGTATGCTCCGCCCCGCCTGCCGATTTTTGGCGGCCCACGGGGTGACTGCCAATCAGGTCACTGTCGCGGCCATGGTTCTGTCTGCGGCGGCGGGCAGTCTTGTCTGGCTCTCCGCAGGGGAAAGATGGGCCCTTTCGGTTGTTCCGTGCACCTTGTTCGTGCGGATGGCCCTCAATGCGCTGGATGGAATGCTGGCGCGGGAGCACGGAATGGAGTCCGATGTGGGCGCCATGCTGAACGAACTGGGCGACGTGGTCTCCGACGCGGCGCTGTATCTGCCTCTGTCCGCGGTGCCGGGGTGCCCGGCGCCGTTGGTCGTGATGGCCGTGGTGCTGGCGGCGCTCAGCGAGATGGTCGGGATTCTCGGAGTCCAGTTCGGGGGCGGCCGGCGATATGACGGCCCCATGGGCAAGAGTGATCGCGCCGCGGCCTTTGGCCTTTTGGCCCTGGCCCTTGCGAGCGGAGCGCCGCGAGGAGTCTGGCTTCATGTCGCGATGGCCGGGATTGTCGTGCTGCTGGTCGTCACGATTTTCCGAAGGGCCATGAGGGCCTTGCATGGCGGTGCGGCATGA